The Streptomyces sp. NBC_01298 genome contains the following window.
ACCACCGGCGGCCACACGGCGCGGGCCGTCTCCGCCCTCTCCGACCCCAACGCGGACGTCCGCAAGGCGGCGGTCCTCTCCCTGCGCGCCCACCGCCTCGACCCGGCCGCTTCCGCGGCCCTGGCCACGGCCGCCACCGACCCCGACCCCGACGCGGACGTCCGCGCCTACGCCACCCGCCCGTAGCCCCGCTCAAACGCCGGAGGGGCCGAACGCGCGGGAACCACCCGTCCGGCCTGAAGGATCGGCCGGCGACCCCCGTTCGGAGCCCCGCCGCGTGCAGCCCCGGCACGCCGCCCGGATGGTGGACGAAAGCCACCTCCCGAACGGCAGGAGCCCCGATGTCCCTCGGTACCCGCAAGGCCTTCCTGACCTGTGCCGTCGCCATAACCCTCGGCCTGACCGCCGTCGCCCCCGCCCACGGCGTCGACGGGCCGGCGCCCGACCCGAGGAACGCCCGGGCCATGCGGGACATGGCGACGGCCATCCGGGTGACGGCCAAGTACGGGGACGAGCAGCAGGCCCTGAAGGACGGGTACGTGCCGCACGGCGAGGCCTGCATGACCAACCCGTTCGGGGTCGGCGCCATGGGCTACCACTACGTCAAGGAGGCCTACTGGGGTTCGACGGACCCCAGCAAGCCGGCGGCGCTGCTCTACAGCACCGCGAAGGACGAGCACGGCCGCCGCAAGCTGGAGGCCGTGGAGTGGATGTCCAAGGACCGGGACCAGGACTTCAAGACCACCGACGACCGCCCGACCATGTTCGGCCTGCCCTTCGACGGCCCGATGCCGGGCCACTGGGCGGGGATGCCCAAGCACTACGACCTCCACCTGTGGGCGTACCGGGACAACCCGGCGGGCCGCTTCCACAACTGGAACCCGGCCCTGACCTGCCCGAAGACCACCACCCCCATGCCCCACCCGCACTGAGCCCCGGGTCAACACCGCGCTCCCGTTCACACGTACGGACGGCCCCGAGCGGATCCCCGGCGATACGCTGGGCATATTCGCGAGACTCCGCCCCATGGGAGCACTGATGAGCGTCGAATCCGCAGCGCCACAGCCTGAACCGGATCCGGGGCCCCGCTGGCCGATCCCGCCGGCAGGCGGCTGGACCGCGGACGACCTGGACACGCTTCCGAATCTGCCTCCGCACACGGAGCTGATCGACGGGAGCCTGGTTTTCGTGAGTCCGCAGAGCGTCTTCCACGAGCGGGCCATCGACTTGTGCAAGTGGCAACTGCAATCGGTGGCCCCTGACGACTTCGAGGTCTTCCGCGAATTCACCATCGACATCGACAAACTGAATCGGCCCGAGCCGGATGTCGTCGTCGTGCGCGCGAATGTCGTCGACGCTCTGGAACAGACGCGCTTCCCTGCCGAGGCCGTGGTTCTCGCCATCGAAGTGGTCTCCCCCGACTCCATCGGGCGTGACCGCGAAACGAAGCCGTTGAAGTACGCCAAGGCAGGAATCCTCCACTTCTGGAGGGTGGAAAACAAGGAAGGCCGGGCCGTGGTCTACGTCTACGAACTCGATCCCGCCACCCGGAAATACGTCGCCACCGGCATCTTCCACGATCGTCTGAAGGTATCCGTCCCCTTCCCCATCGATCTGGACCTGGACGCGATCACACCGAAGCGGCGACGCCCCGAGTAACCCCTCGCACGGCAAAGGGCCCGGCCCCCCAGTGAAGGGGAAGCCGGGCCCCAGACCGTACTTCGTACGGTCAGGTCAGCGCACGAACGTGCTCGCGCTGCCCGCCAGGTCCAGGAAGTACTGCGGGGCCACGCCCAGTACCACCGTGACCGCGACGCCCACCGCGATCGTCGTCATCGTCAGCGGGGACGGGACGGCGACCGTGGGGCCGTCCGCCTTCGGCTCGCTGAAGAACATCAGGACGATCACCCGGATGTAGAAGAACGCGGCGATCGCGGACGAGATGACACCGACCACGACCAGCGCTCCCGCGCCGCCCTCCGCCGCCGCCTGGAACACGGCGAACTTGCCGGCGAAGCCGGAGGTGAGCGGGATGCCCGCGAAGGCGAGCAGGAAGACCGCGAAGACCGCCGCGGTGAGGGGCGAACGACGCCCGAGGCCCGCCCACTTGGACAGGTGTGTCGCCTCGCCGCCCGCGTCGCGCACCAGCGTGACCACCGCGAAGGCGCCGATCGTCACGAAGGAGTACGCGGCCAGGTAGAAGAGGACGGACTTGACGCCCTGCTCCGAGGTGGCGATCACACCGGCCAGGATGAAGCCAGCGTGCGCGATCGAGGAGTAGGCGAGGAGCCGCTTCACGTCGGTCTGGGTGACCGCGATGATCGCGCCCGCCAGCATCGTCACGATGGCCACGCCCCACATGACCGGCCGCCAGTCCCACCGCAGGCCCGGGAGGACGACGTAGAGCAGACGCAGGAGGGCGCCGAAGGCGGCCACCTTCGTCGCCGCCGCCATGAAGCCGGTGACCGGGGTGGGGGCGCCCTGGTAGACGTCCGGGGTCCACATGTGGAAGGG
Protein-coding sequences here:
- a CDS encoding Uma2 family endonuclease yields the protein MSVESAAPQPEPDPGPRWPIPPAGGWTADDLDTLPNLPPHTELIDGSLVFVSPQSVFHERAIDLCKWQLQSVAPDDFEVFREFTIDIDKLNRPEPDVVVVRANVVDALEQTRFPAEAVVLAIEVVSPDSIGRDRETKPLKYAKAGILHFWRVENKEGRAVVYVYELDPATRKYVATGIFHDRLKVSVPFPIDLDLDAITPKRRRPE